The DNA region CGAAGAAGCCGTCGGCGCGCTCGTAGAACTCGCTGCCCATGCCGAAGACCAGCTCCTCGGGGTGGGCGTTGTTGTACGCGGCCAGCTCCGAAAGGGTGGAGCCGTAGGCGTCCACGTCCTTCTCCCGGATGGCCAGGGCGTAGGTGTTGTTCAGCGGCGCCTTGGCGAACCAGAGGATACCGTTCTCGCTGTCCTCCGCTTTGACCTTCCTGTAGAGCTCCTGCGGGTCGTTGATCACCTTCTCGTGGCCCAGATAGGTGAGCCAGGCCGTTCCGGTGTACTCCGGATAGAGGCCGATCTGCCCCGTCTCCAGCGCCTTCCTGGTGACGGTGCTGCCCGTTCCCATCCGTGTGGTCACGTCGAAGCCGTGGTCCTCCAGCACCAGTGTCAGCATGTTGCCCAGCACGTACTGCTCCGTGAAGTTCTTGGCTCCCACCACGATCTTCCCTGCCGCCTGCGCCTGGGCGCCTCCAAGCAGTGCCGCCGAGAGCACCAGAGCGAGCGCAAGGATACCGAGACGTTTCACAAAAACCCCTCCTCGAATAGAAAAATTCCTCTTCTGTATGCAGTGTATGGCAATTGAAAAAACGAAGTGCCGGAAAGGGGAAGGACGAAAGGGACATTATGTGCCCAGAAGAGGTGCGGTTATTGTACCCCTTCGCGGAGGGTGCCGCAATGCACAAAAAACCCGGGGAACGGAGCGTCCCCGGGTTTTTCGTGCGGTATCTTCCAGTCAGAGGGGTTCTCGCTGGTGCTAGTCGATAAACCCGTTCTCCTTGAGGTAGATATCGGCCACCATTTTGGCCGGTTTGCCCTCGGCGTCCACCTGGTAGTTGAGCTTCTGCATGGTCTCGTCGGTGAGCGTCGCGGTGAGGGGCTCCAGCAGTTCCTTCAGCTCGGGATACCTCTCCATGGTCTCCTCACGGACACAGATGCCCAGGTTGTAGGGCGGGAAGAAGTTCTTGTCGTCCTTCAGCACCTGCAGGTCGAACTTGAGGATCTTGCCGTCGGTGGCGTAGGCCATGCCCACGTCGATCTGGCCGCGCTCCAGCGACTCGTAGCTGAGGCCCACGGACATGAGCTTCACCTGTTTGTTCTTGTCGATCTCCATGCCGTAGAGGTCGGCCATGGCGAAGAACCCGTCGTTACGCTCGTAGAATTCCTGGTCCATACCGAAGGTCACTTCGCCGGGGTGGTTGTTGTTGTACTCGGCGAGGCTGGAGATGGTCTTCCCGTAGGTGTCTGTTTTGTCCTTGGGGATCACCAGGGCGAAGGTGTTGTTCAGCGGGGCCATGGCGAACCAGACGATGCCGTTCTCCTTGAGGTCCTTTTCCTTCACCTTTTTCCAGAGCTTCTCCGGGTCCTTGATGACCTCTTCCTGCTTCATGTAGGACAGCCAGGCCGTGCCGGTGTACTCGGCGTAGATGTCGGTCTGTCCCGTAACAAGGGCTTTCCGGGTGACAGAGCTGCCGGTGCCCATGTTTTTGTCCACGTCGAAGCCGTGGTCTTCGAGATAGAGAGCCAGCATATTGCCGAGCACGTACTGTTCGGTGAAGAATTTCCCGCCTACTGTGAGCTTTTTGTCCTCCGCCGCCGCAACACCGGCGAAACAGCCGAGAACGAGCGCCATTACCATAAGAATTGCTACAATACTGCGTTTTCGCATACGTTACACATACCTCCTTGAATTGTTGCTTCTGCCTGAGGGGGGAGTGGTTCGCCCCCCGGGATCACTGGAGTTCTCTGTCCGACCTGCCCGGGTGCGAGAAGCTTCGGCTCAGTCGATAAACCCGTTCTCCCCGAGGTAGACCTGGGCCACCATCTCGGCCGGTTTGCCCTCGGCGTCCACCTGGTAGTTGAGCTTCTGCATGGTCTCGTCGGTGAGCGTTTCGGTGAGGGGGGACAGCAGTTCCTTCAGCTCGGGGTACCTCTCCATGGTTTCCTCGCGGACACAGATGGCGAGGGTGTAGGGCGGGAAGAATTTCCTGTCGTCCTTCAGCACCTGCAGGTTGTACTTGAGGATCTTGCCGTCGGTGGAGTAGGCCATGCCCACGTCGATCTGGCCTCGTTGCAGCGACTCGTAGCTGAGGCCCACGGACATGAGCTTCACCTGTTTCTTGTCGACCTCCATGCCGTAGAGGTCGGCCATCTCGAAGAACCCGTCGTTGCGCTCGTAGAACTCCTGGTCCATCCCGAAGATCAGCTCGTCGGGGTGGTTGTTGTTGTACTCGGCGAGGCTGGAGATGGTCTTTCCGTAGGCGTCTGTCTTCTCCTTGGGGATCACCAGGGCGAAGGTGTTGTTCATTGGGGCCTTGGCGAACCAGACGATGCCGTTGTCCTTGAGGTCCTTCTCCTTGACGGCCCTGTAGAGCTTGCCGGGGTCGTTGATGACCTCATCCTGCTTCATGTAGGACATCCAGGCGGTGCCGGTGTACTCGGCGTAGATGTCGATCTGTCCCGTAGCAAGTGCTTTCCGGGTGACCGAGCTGCCGGTGCCCATGTTCTTGTTCACGTCGAAGCCGTGGTGGTCGAGATAGAGAGCCAGCATGTTGCCCAGGATATACTGCTCGGTATAGAATTTCGCTCCAACCGCCAACTTCTTTTTCCCGTCCGCCGCCGCCACGCCGGCGAAACAGCCGAGGACAAGTGCCGCTACCAGAAGTACAGCTACAACAGGGTGCTTTCGCATACGATACGCATACCTCCTTGGATTAGTGGTTCTCCCTGAGGGAGGGCACAGACGTGCCCTCCCCTGGTTGCTGTAGATATCCGCCCAACCGTTGCGGGGGCGGGAAGTGCTGCCTACTGGATAAACCCGTGCTCCTTCAGGAAGAGATCGGC from Synergistales bacterium includes:
- a CDS encoding glycine/betaine ABC transporter substrate-binding protein, with translation MALVLGCFAGVAAAEDKKLTVGGKFFTEQYVLGNMLALYLEDHGFDVDKNMGTGSSVTRKALVTGQTDIYAEYTGTAWLSYMKQEEVIKDPEKLWKKVKEKDLKENGIVWFAMAPLNNTFALVIPKDKTDTYGKTISSLAEYNNNHPGEVTFGMDQEFYERNDGFFAMADLYGMEIDKNKQVKLMSVGLSYESLERGQIDVGMAYATDGKILKFDLQVLKDDKNFFPPYNLGICVREETMERYPELKELLEPLTATLTDETMQKLNYQVDAEGKPAKMVADIYLKENGFID
- a CDS encoding glycine/betaine ABC transporter substrate-binding protein translates to MKRLGILALALVLSAALLGGAQAQAAGKIVVGAKNFTEQYVLGNMLTLVLEDHGFDVTTRMGTGSTVTRKALETGQIGLYPEYTGTAWLTYLGHEKVINDPQELYRKVKAEDSENGILWFAKAPLNNTYALAIREKDVDAYGSTLSELAAYNNAHPEELVFGMGSEFYERADGFFAMAELYGFEINKSEQIKLMELGLTFEAIDRNQIDVAMTFATDGKIPKFNLVVLEDDKNFFPPYNISVCANQKVVDKYPELKEIFPPIMATLDNETMQRLNYEVDVEGKPARMVAEMYLKEKGFLQ
- a CDS encoding glycine/betaine ABC transporter substrate-binding protein; translation: MRKHPVVAVLLVAALVLGCFAGVAAADGKKKLAVGAKFYTEQYILGNMLALYLDHHGFDVNKNMGTGSSVTRKALATGQIDIYAEYTGTAWMSYMKQDEVINDPGKLYRAVKEKDLKDNGIVWFAKAPMNNTFALVIPKEKTDAYGKTISSLAEYNNNHPDELIFGMDQEFYERNDGFFEMADLYGMEVDKKQVKLMSVGLSYESLQRGQIDVGMAYSTDGKILKYNLQVLKDDRKFFPPYTLAICVREETMERYPELKELLSPLTETLTDETMQKLNYQVDAEGKPAEMVAQVYLGENGFID